A window of the Phaseolus vulgaris cultivar G19833 chromosome 5, P. vulgaris v2.0, whole genome shotgun sequence genome harbors these coding sequences:
- the LOC137835242 gene encoding protein trichome birefringence-like 41 isoform X2, translated as MRGKSIMFVGDSLSRNQWQSLTCLLHSAVPNSNYTLDRVGDVSIFTFTEYSVKVMLDRNVYLVDVVKEKIGRVLKLDSIEGSKLWQGIDMLIFNTWHWWYRRGPTQPWDYIQLGNKILKDMDRMNAFEEALKTWAKWVDTNVDPTKVKVFFQGISPSHYNGSLWNEPSAKSCIRQKTPVPGSTYPGGLPPAVAVLKGVLGTIKKPVTLLDITTLSLLRKDGHPSIYGLGGAAGMDCSHWCLAGVPDTWNEILYNLI; from the exons ATGAGAGGGAAGAGCATCATGTTCGTGGGAGATTCACTGAGCAGGAATCAATGGCAGTCCTTGACTTGCTTGCTTCATTCAGCAGTGCCCAATTCAAACTATACTTTGGATAGAGTTGGAGATGTTTCTATTTTCACATTTACG GAGTACAGTGTTAAAGTGATGCTAGATAGGAACGTGTATCTAGTTGACGTTGTGAAAGAGAAAATAGGGAGGGTGTTGAAGCTTGATTCAATAGAAGGAAGCAAACTATGGCAAGGTATTGACATGCTTATCTTCAACACATGGCACTGGTGGTACCGAAGAGGACCCACTCAACC ATGGGATTATATCCAACTgggaaataaaattttgaaagacaTGGATCGGATGAATGCTTTTGAAGAAGCACTTAAGACGTGGGCTAAATGGGTTGACACCAACGTTGACCCCACTAAAGTGAAGGTCTTCTTTCAAGGAATTTCTCCATCTCACTACAA TGGCAGCCTATGGAATGAGCCAAGTGCAAAGAGCTGCATCCGGCAGAAGACTCCGGTGCCGGGATCAACCTACCCCGGCGGATTGCCGCCGGCCGTGGCGGTGTTAAAGGGTGTGCTGGGAACAATAAAAAAACCAGTGACACTGCTTGACATCACAACCCTATCACTACTAAGAAAAGATGGACACCCTTCCATTTATGGTCTTGGTGGAGCTGCAGGGATGGATTGCAGCCATTGGTGTCTTGCTGGTGTTCCAGACACTTGGAATGAAATACTTTATAACCTTATTTGA
- the LOC137834078 gene encoding uncharacterized protein gives MTPFRRYLADDLLSLDPVEARIVKKNGNRYTLVDGKLFRHGYAHPILYCVSGEQCTQIMTELHEGLCGSHIGDRALSSKAIRAGYYWPTMREDCTRYVQRCKQCQRHTDWHNAPPEEL, from the coding sequence ATGACACCCTTTAGACGTTACCTGGCTGACGATTTGCTCTCGCTAGATCCAGTAGAAGCCAGGATCGTCAAGAAAAATGGAAATAGGTACACCCTGGTTGATGGAAAGTTGTTCAGACATGGCTACGCTCACCCTATCCTATATTGTGTGAGTGGTGAGCAGTGCACACAGATCATgacagagctccatgaagggttATGTGGGAGTCATATCGGCGATCGAGCTCTCTCATCAAAGGCCATTCGTGCagggtattactggccaaccatgagggaagactgcacgaggtacgtgcagcgatgcaagcagtgccaacgGCACACTGACTGGCATAATGCACCCCCAGAGGAGTTATGA
- the LOC137835242 gene encoding protein trichome birefringence-like 41 isoform X1: MSERVERGFFFFFFFFLLLALKVRGSGYEECDFFRGTWVLDESYPLYQPSTCPFIEREFRCEANGRPDLIYTHYRWHPLACNLLRFDGRDFLEKMRGKSIMFVGDSLSRNQWQSLTCLLHSAVPNSNYTLDRVGDVSIFTFTEYSVKVMLDRNVYLVDVVKEKIGRVLKLDSIEGSKLWQGIDMLIFNTWHWWYRRGPTQPWDYIQLGNKILKDMDRMNAFEEALKTWAKWVDTNVDPTKVKVFFQGISPSHYNGSLWNEPSAKSCIRQKTPVPGSTYPGGLPPAVAVLKGVLGTIKKPVTLLDITTLSLLRKDGHPSIYGLGGAAGMDCSHWCLAGVPDTWNEILYNLI; the protein is encoded by the exons ATGAGTGAGCGTGTCGAACGtggtttcttctttttcttcttcttcttcctgctTCTTGCTTTGAAGGTGAGAGGTTCAGGTTATGAGGAGTGTGATTTTTTCAGGGGCACATGGGTGCTGGATGAATCGTACCCGCTCTATCAGCCGTCCACGTGTCCTTTCATCGAGCGCGAGTTCAGGTGCGAAGCGAATGGACGGCCTGATCTGATTTACACCCATTATCGATGGCACCCACTGGCCTGCAATTTACTCAG ATTTGATGGACGAGATTTTCTGGAGAAGATGAGAGGGAAGAGCATCATGTTCGTGGGAGATTCACTGAGCAGGAATCAATGGCAGTCCTTGACTTGCTTGCTTCATTCAGCAGTGCCCAATTCAAACTATACTTTGGATAGAGTTGGAGATGTTTCTATTTTCACATTTACG GAGTACAGTGTTAAAGTGATGCTAGATAGGAACGTGTATCTAGTTGACGTTGTGAAAGAGAAAATAGGGAGGGTGTTGAAGCTTGATTCAATAGAAGGAAGCAAACTATGGCAAGGTATTGACATGCTTATCTTCAACACATGGCACTGGTGGTACCGAAGAGGACCCACTCAACC ATGGGATTATATCCAACTgggaaataaaattttgaaagacaTGGATCGGATGAATGCTTTTGAAGAAGCACTTAAGACGTGGGCTAAATGGGTTGACACCAACGTTGACCCCACTAAAGTGAAGGTCTTCTTTCAAGGAATTTCTCCATCTCACTACAA TGGCAGCCTATGGAATGAGCCAAGTGCAAAGAGCTGCATCCGGCAGAAGACTCCGGTGCCGGGATCAACCTACCCCGGCGGATTGCCGCCGGCCGTGGCGGTGTTAAAGGGTGTGCTGGGAACAATAAAAAAACCAGTGACACTGCTTGACATCACAACCCTATCACTACTAAGAAAAGATGGACACCCTTCCATTTATGGTCTTGGTGGAGCTGCAGGGATGGATTGCAGCCATTGGTGTCTTGCTGGTGTTCCAGACACTTGGAATGAAATACTTTATAACCTTATTTGA